One window of the Dreissena polymorpha isolate Duluth1 chromosome 5, UMN_Dpol_1.0, whole genome shotgun sequence genome contains the following:
- the LOC127880760 gene encoding microfibril-associated glycoprotein 4-like has protein sequence MQLIGFLSICCCFFYHNVDCAFCQQPVTVTKGCIEKHNCNAGFKSLVLSEDAAAAMKEVSSFLNAEYKRRCWVCANYQNLSATPRDCQDWYISGFRDTGVYTIYPSPGVTFQVRCDMVKDGGGWTVIQRRVSASDFYKTWAEYKAGFGDEQNFWLGNENIFALTGSGDYRLRVDLTAVGGATAYASYQQFAVAGENDLYRLSVANYSGTAGDSMSYSNNMAFTVKDRDNDLYSENCATHLKSAWWYNSCSYSDLNGPYGGDNTGGYERGLRWYTWLGSGYSKASSEMKIRRR, from the exons ATGCAGTTAATCGGCTTTCTTTCGATTTGCTGTTGTTTCTTTTACCATAATGTCGATTGCGCATTCTGCCAACAACCCGTCACAGTAACAAAAGGATGTATAGAAAAACACAACTGCAACGCCGGATTCAAATCACTTGTTCTGTCTGAAGATGCTGCGGCAGCGATGAAGGAAGTTTCGTCATTCTTGAACGCCGAGTATAAACGCCGTTGTTGGGTATGCGCAAACTATCAGAACCTTTCCGCTACGCCACGTGACTGTCAGGACTGGTACATTTCGGGGTTCCGTGATACCGGGGTTTATACCATCTATCCGAGCCCGGGCGTTACATTTCAG GTCCGTTGTGACATGGTGAAGGATGGAGGAGGGTGGACGGTAATACAGAGACGGGTGTCCGCCAGCGACTTCTACAAAACTTGGGCCGAATACAAGGCCGGGTTCGGCGATGAACAGAACTTCTGGCTCGGAAATGAGAACATCTTTGCACTTACAGGTTCAGGGGATTACAGACTACGAGTTGATTTGACAGCAGTCGGAGGGGCAACCGCATACGCGTCATATCAACAGTTTGCAGTTGCAGGGGAGAATGATTTGTACAGATTGTCGGTCGCAAATTATAGCGGAACTGCGGGCGATAGTATGTCGTATTCAAACAACATGGCGTTCACAGTTAAAGATCGTGATAATGATTTGTATTCTGAGAACTGCGCTACGCATTTGAAAAGTGCGTGGTGGTACAATTCATGCAGCTACTCAGATTTAAATGGGCCTTATGGTGGAGACAATACAGGAGGATATGAAAGAGGACTAAGATGGTATACTTGGCTTGGCTCTGGCTATTCGAAAGCAAGTTCGGAAATGAAAATACGGAGAAGATAA